From the Penicillium oxalicum strain HP7-1 chromosome V, whole genome shotgun sequence genome, one window contains:
- a CDS encoding U6 snRNA-associated Sm-like protein LSm1, whose translation MERLSLNETAGNAQQQQQQPQSQQQQQRPGQQNALGSAVPQVPPGPPQLPPQMFTTAAQLLDLTDKKLVLVLRDGRKLIGVLRSWDQFGPRPDGHKRLPSLANLVLQDTIERIYAGNLYADVPRGIFLVRGENVLLLGEVDLDREDDIPSSVTKAPFEEVFELKKKEDSRRKATDKKRHGELQALGFEPEHSGEILF comes from the exons ATGGAGCGATTATCACTCAACGAGACGGCTGGCAacgcgcagcagcagcaacagcagccaCAATcgcaacagcaacaacagagGCCCGGACAACAGAATGCGCTTGGTTCTGCGGTTCCTCAAGTTCCGCCAGGCCCTCCACAACTTCCCCCGCAGATGTTTACGACCGCCGCTCAGTTACTCGATTTGACTGATA AAAAACTTGTACTGGTTCTGCGCGACGGAAGGAAATTGATAGGTGTGCTCCGAAGCTGGGATCAATTTG GACCGCGTCCCGATGGGCACAAACGCCTCCCTTCTCTAGCAAACCTCGTTCTTCAAGATACGATTGAGAGAATCTATGCTGGCAATCTATATGCGGATGTTCCCCGCGGGATCTTCCTCGTGCGAGGCGAGAAcgtgctgctgctgggcgAAGTG GATCTGGACCGTGAAGATGACATCCCTTCCTCCGTGACCAAGGCTCCATTTGAGGAAGTTTTCgaattgaagaaaaaggaagataGCCGGCGCAAGGCAACTGATAAGAAGCGACATGGGGAGCTGCAGGCACTGGGCTTTGAGCCTGAGCACAGTGGCGAGATTTTGTTCTAA